The DNA window TTCCCGGCCGGGCAGGTCACCACCGACTATCTGGCGCCTGAGTTCCAGCAGCCGGGGGTGAAGCCGGGCCAGGAGGAGGCGCAGGATCGCTTCGCGCTGGCGGTGATGGTGTTCCAGCTGCTTAATTCCGGCCTGCATCCGTATGCGGGCAGGCCGCAGGGGGCGACGGTGCCCAGCGACCTGCCGGCGCGCATCGCCGCCAACCTGTACCCGTATGCGCGCGGCAAACCGCATCCGCGGATGTTGCCCTCGCCGGTCAGTGGGCATGAGATGTTCCCGCCGGCACTGCGCGACATGTTTGATCGTGCGTTTTCGACGCAGGCGCGGCGGCGGCCTTCGGCGCAGGAATGGGCCACGCTGCTGCTGGACTACGCGCGGCGCAACGCCGGGCAATTGGTGACGTGTGGCAAGGATGCGGCCCACCAGCATTTTGTCGGCATGCCGTGTGCTGCCTGCGCCCGCGTCGAACTGCTGGCCGGCAGCGCACGCGCGGCGCAGACCCGCTCGCGGCAGAAACCGGCCAAGGCCCGCAAGCAGCGCGGACGTACTGCCGCGCGCGGTAACCAGGCGCAGCCGGTGGCCGCACAGGCGTCGGCTGCAAGCGGCGTTCCCGGGGTGATGTCGCGGGTGACGATGGCGGTGATCGGCACGTTGTTGCTGGGTTGGGTGATGGGCTGGGGCATGCCGGCCTACCGCCGCTACAGCGCGCTGGTGGATCCGAGCATCTGGGATGGCGTGGGGCTGGCCGTGCAGATGGCCATGCTGGCAATCGCGATCCTGCTGTTCATCCTGTTCGTGCCGATGCTGATCATGAGCAAGCGTCCATGAAGCTGCTGGGTGTACTGGCCGTGCTGCTGCTGGCCCTGCTCGGGATGGCGCCGTTCTGGGGCGACCTCGGCGTGCTGGTCTACGGCTCGATCGGCTGGCTCGGACGGCTGCTGTCGAGCGGCGCGTTGAGCGACGGCAGGGCGGCACTGCGTGCTGCGTTGCTGATCGGCGGTGCGGTGTCGGTGCTGTCGTTCCTGCGCGTAGCGGTGCAGGACCGGGCCGTGGACTATCTGATCGCGTCGGTGATGTTCGGCTTCCTCTCGTTCGTCATCTTTGTTGTCACCGGCATTTCCGGGGATGGGGCTGCGGGCGCAGGGAGCATGCAGGGAGCGCGCTCGGTCGTGGTCGGCGAGGATCGCACGACGGTTCCGCGCTGGTATTCACGCGGTCATTTCGAGCGGGAAATGCTCAACAAGGTGCACGAAACCGCACGTGCCGCTGCCCGTGGCGATCTGCCGCGCACGCAGGCGCTGATGCAGGAGCTGGATCTGTGGGCGCGCAATGGTCCAGCGCTGCGCGAAGACCGCACGGAGTACGAGCGCTTGCGTGCGGCGTACAACGAGACGATCGAGACCCTTGCCGCCCGGTCCGGCCGCCGTACGCAAAGAACGGGAGGCCTGGCCAGCGACGCGGGCGCGATGGTGGATCGGCTTACCGCCGAGGAAGCGCGCGAGCTGGAACTGAAGCAGATCGAGTTGCTGCAGCAGATGTGGAAACTCTCGCCGTCGAGCACGACGGTAGCGATGCGCCTGCTGGCGACGGATCTGCAGGAGCTGGCGATCCGCTCACGTTGGTCGCCACGCAAGCCATTCGACCGAGAGGGCGACGCGGCACTGGAAGAGCGCCTGTGGCGCGTCCACGGCACGCAGGAGGTGTTGTTCGCCTATGCACCGCTGGAGGAGCGCCTGTGGAATGCCTACGCGTCGACGATGGTCGACACGGACGAAGAGCTCGCGCTGGGTGCGCTGGTGATCGCCGGGCTGATCGACCGCAGCGACAAGACCGCCTCGGCTGATCCTGCCCGGTTCGACGTGAATACACTGCTGCTTGGCAGCGACGTGTTCATGCTCTCGACGCTGCTGGCCAGTGCGTCCGAAGACCGCATGGAGATCCTGAAGGCGCGCGCGACGCTGCTGTTGGGCGATGACGACCGGCAGGCGGCGGCAAGCAAAGGCGAGACGCCGGACGCCTCCGGCACTGCTGCAGACCCGCCGGGCCCGGTGGTCTCGGAGCCCTCACCACCGGCAACCTCGAAAGTTGACACCGCCAGGCAGGCGCAACGCGCGATGCCGCCAGCGGGGATGCTGGTCGATCGCAAGGGCCTGGCGCTGCGTACGTCGCCACTGCTGCCACCGCCGTCGCCACCGGCCGAGTATGGACAGGTGCTGGTCGACCTGCCCGCCGCCGGGTTCAAGGACCTGCGCCACGGCATCCCGCTGCGCGCGCCTGTGCAGGCCGACAGCACGGTCATCCTGCAGGTGGATGTCTGGCAGAGCGGCGTGGTTACTTCGGTGCTGATTGAAAGCAGCAGTGGCAACGCCGTGCTGGATGAGGCCGCGCGGCAGGGCGCGCGCACCTGGCACAGTGCGTCGAAGGTGCTCACGGGCGGCGAGCGCAGGCAGGTGACGGTCATGTTCAAAGCGCCTGTGGCTGCCGCACCACCGCCGGTGACCGTGGACGCACCATCGCCGATCGCCATGAGCCCGCCGCCGCCCCAGCTGAACCCCGAACAGGCGCTGGGCGCGCAGCTGGCGGCGATGGCGCGCCGGCAGCCGCCGCGTTATCCGCGTGGTGACGGGGAGACGGCGCCGGAGGGCAGCGTCGAGCTGCTGATCACTCTGTCAGCCGAGGGCCGCGTTCTCGATGTGAGCGTGGACCGCAGCAGCGGGCACCCTGCGCTGGATCGCGCCGCCCGTGACGCTGCGCTGAAATGGCACGTCACTCCCACACGGCCGGTGACCACGGTCAAGCAGATCATCCTGCGTGTGCCGGTGCGGTTCCAGGGCGGATAGCGGGGGCATGGCACGGGTCGGAGGCAGTGGCCGCTTCATCGACTGGCTTCGTTCGCAGGTCCCTTCAGTTCCACCGTGTTGCCGTCCGGATCCTTGAAGTACAACGACAAGCCATCGCCCTCTGCGCCGAAGTTGACCTCGGCCGGCCCCAGTACCGGCACGCCGTGGGCAGCAAGGTGGGCGACCAGCGCGGTTTCGTCGAAGGGCTCGACGCGCAGGCAGAGGTGGTCGACGTTGCGACCTTCGCTGCCCGGCCCGCTACCGCCGTGGCGACCGAGCGTGCCGTCCAGACTGATCAGATCGATCATCGACGCACCCGCACGCAGGTGCACCAGGCCCAGGTGCTCGCGCTGCCGCACCGCCACGCACCCCAACACCTGGGCATAGAAGGCTTCGCTGCGGGCCAGCTCGCGCACCCGCAGCACCACATGGTCGATGCGTTCAACGCTGAAGGGTCTGTCCATGCCGGGTTCCTCGAAGAAAGGGAGCTCAAAACTTGCTGAACCTGTTCAGTGGACTTTGCCGAACGAGGGGCCTCGTCGTCGCCGAGACCGATGCTACGCTGCCGTCCCCGCGCGTTCTGCCCGCCACAATGGCGCGGTGCGACAACGTGTCGCAGCCAGATCCGGGCCTTTCCTGCGCCTGATCATTGTCAATGCCTTTCTTAAATGGTGGGTGACGGCCTAAAATTGAAAGGCTGACTCGACCCCACCTTACCTGCCTGTCTTCTGGACGGGTGGGCCCGGCTTTGGCCGGTGCGGGCAGGACGGGGAACGGCATTCCCTCGCAATTGGATCGACCGATGATTCCGTTGAAAACCCTTGGGCGCTGGTTGCGCCCGGGCTTGCTGCTCGCATTGCTGGTGATGCTCACCGGCTGCGATGCCGTGGCCATCCTCAGTCCGAAGGGCCAGATCGGCCAGGATGAAAAGACACTGCTGATCACGGCCACCGTGCTCATGCTGCTGGTCGTCATCCCGGTCATCATCATGACCCTGACCTTCGCGTGGAAGTATCGCGCCTCCAACACCAAGGCCCGTTACGAGCCGAAGTGGTCCCACTCGACGGCGATCGAGGTGGTGGTGTGGTCGATCCCCTGCATGATCGTGCTGGTCCTGGCGGTGCTGACCTGGCGGTCCTCGCACGCGCTGGATCCGTACAAGCCCCTGGAATCGGACGTCAAGCCGGTCACCATCCAGGCGATCTCGCTGGACTGGAAGTGGCTGTTCATCTATCCGGAAGAGAAGATCGCGGTCGTCAACGAGATCAAGTTCCCGGTCAACACCCCGCTGAACTTCGAGATCACCTCCGATACGGTGATGAATGCGTTCTTCATCCCGCACCTGGGCAGCATGATCTATTCGATGGCGGCGATGGAGACCAAGCTTCACCTGATCGCCAACGAACTGGGTGAATTCCCGGGCATGTCCTCGCACTACAGCGGTGCAGGCTTCGCCAAGATGCATTTCACTGCCTACTCGGTCACCGATGCGCAGTACCGCCAGTGGCTGGACCAGGTCCGTGCCGGCGAGCAGACCCTGGACAAGACCACGTTCAAGGCGCTGGGCGAAGCGAAGAATTCCGAGTGGTACCCGGTCACCTACTTCGGCAAGGTTGAAGAAAGCCTGTTCGATTGGGTCATCGCCAAGCACATGGGCGACAACAAGCACTACGGCATGAAGCATTCCCACGCCGGTGCCGCTGCTGCCGACGCTGCCAGCCATGAAGCGCACGAGGGCCATGCCCCGAGCGAGGCCCACGATTCCAAGGAATCCGGTGAGAACCTGGATGCCACCGAACACGAACACGCAGGCCATGCCGGCCACGCGGGTTCGGGAGAATGAACATGTTGGGAAAACTCTCTCTTGAGTCGATCCCCCACGATCCGATCGTGCTGACCACCCTGGTCGGCGCGATCCTTGGTGGCCTGGGCGTCGTCGCCCTGATCACCAAGTTCAAGCTGTGGGGCTATCTGTGGAAGGAGTGGTTCACCTCGGTGGATCACAAGAAGATCGGCGTGATGTACATCATCGTCGCCTTCGTCATGCTGCTGCGCGGTTTCTCCGACGCGATCATGATGCGTACCCAGCAGGCCATCGCCGTCGGCGGGTCCGAGGGCTACCTGCCGCCGCACCACTACGACCAGATCTTCACCGCCCACGGCGTGATCATGATCTTCTTCGTGGCGATGCCGCTGATCACCGGCCTGATGAACCTGGCCGTGCCGCTGCAGATCGGTGCGCGCGACGTCGCGTTCCCGTTCGTCAACTCGCTCAGCTTCTGGCTGTTCGTGTCCGGTGCGGTGCTGATCATGCTGTCGCTGTGGATCGGTGAATTCGCCGCCACCGGCTGGTTGGCCTTCCCGCCATTGTCGGGCATCGAGTACAGCAACAATGTAGGTATGGACTACTACATATGGGGACTACAGGTGGCGGGTCTGGGTACCACGTTGAGTGGTATCAACTTCTTCATCACCATCCTCAAGATGCGCACCCCGAGCATGAAGCTCATGCAGATGCCGGTCTTCACCTGGACCGCGCTGGTGACCAACGTGCTGATCGTCGCCGCCTTCCCGGTGTTGACCATCACCCTGGTGCTGCTGACCCTGGACCGTTACCTGGGTACGCACTTCTTCACCAATGACGGTGGCGGCAACGCCATGCTGTACATCAACCTGATCTGGATCTGGGGTCACCCGGAAGTCTATATCCTGGTGCTGCCGGCCTTCGGCGTGTTCTCCGAGGTCATCGCGACCTTCTCGCGCAAGGCCCTGTTCGGCTACAAGGGCATGGTCTACGCCACCGCCTGCATCGGCGTGCTGTCGTTCATCGTGTGGCTGCACCACTTCTTCACCATGGGTTCGGGTGCCAACGTCAATGCCTTCTTCGGCATCACGACGATGATCATCTCCATCCCCACCGGCGTGAAGATCTTCAACTGGCTGTTCACCATGTTCCGCGGTCGCGTGCAGTTCACCACGCCCGTGCTGTGGACCATCGGCTTCATGGTCACCTTCACCATCGGCGGCATGACCGGCGTGATGCTGGCGATCCCGGCCATCGACTTCGTGCTGCACAACAGCCTGTTCCTGATCGCCCACTTCCACAACGTCATCATCGGCGGCGTGGTGTTCGGCATGTTCGCCGGCATCACCTACTGGTGGCCGAAGATGTTCGGCTTCCGCCTCAACGAGTTCTGGGGCAAGTGCGCGTTCTGGTGCTGGTTCATCGGCTTCTATGTGACCTTCATGCCGATGTACGTGCTGGGCTTCATGGGCATGACCCGTCGTCTGCAGAGCACCGTCAACCCGGCCTACGAGCCGTTCCTGCTGGTTGCCGCTGTTGGCGCCTTCATCGTGGGTGCCGGCATCCTGTGCCAGATCATCCAGGTGGCCGTGTCGATCCGCGACCGCAAGAAGACTGCCGACCTGACCGGCGACCCGTGGGATGCCCGTACGCTGGAGTGGGAAACCTCTTCGCCGCCGGCCTTCTACAACTTCGGCACCTTGCCGGAAGTCACCGAGCTGGACGATTTCTGGGAGCGCAAGCAGCGTGGTGAGGCCTGGCCGAAGCCGGCCAAGTACACCGACATCCACATGCCGCGCAACACCGGCACCGGCGTTGTCATCGGCGCCTTCAGCATGGTGTTCGGCTTTGCGATGATCTGGCACATCTGGTGGCTGGCCATCATCGGCTTCGTCGGCATGATCGCCACGTTCATCTACCGCACCTTCGACCAGGACGTGGACTACTGGGTCCCGGCTGCCGAGGTGGAACGCATCGAGAACGAACACCGCAAGCACCTGGAAGCCCAGGGCCTGGTGAAGTCGGAGCTGAAGGCATGAGCACCAATACCTCCACCGTGAACCACGGGCACGCCGCACACGCGGCGGCCCATGGCCATGACGACCACGAGCACCACGACACCGGCGGCAACACCGTCTTCGGTTTCTGGGTGTACCTGATGAGCGACTGCCTCATCTTCGCCTCGCTGTTTGCCACCTACGTGGTGTTGGCCGGCGGCACCGATGGTGGCCCCGGCGCGAAGGACCTGTTCGAGCTGCCGTTCGTGGCGTGGGAAACCGCGCTGCTGCTGACCTCGTCGCTGACCTTCGGCCTGGGCATGATCGCCATGCACCGCAAGCAGGTCGGTCAGATGTTCCTGTGGCTGGGCATCACCTGGCTGCTGGGCTTCGGCTTCATGTGCATGGAAGTCTATGAGTTCCAGCACCTGATCCATCAGGGTTACGGTCCGGACCGCAGTGCCTTCCTGTCGGCGTTCTTCGCCCTGGTCGGTACCCACGGCCTGCACGTCAGCGCCGGCCTGCTGTGGCTGCTGGTGATGTTCGTGCAGCTGAAGAAGTACGGCCTGACCCCGACCAACAAGACCCGCATGGCGTGCCTGAGCCTGTTCTGGCACTTCCTGGACCTGATCTGGATCGGCGTGTTCTCCGTCGTCTACCTCAATGGAGCGCTGTAATGGCACATGACAACCATGCACACGACCACGCCGCCGGCGGCGAAAGCCATGGCACCGTGAAGTCGTACCTGATCGGCTTCGTGCTGGCGGTGGTGCTGACCGTCATCCCGTTCTACATGGTGATGTCGGGTGATTTCTCGCGCACCGTCAACGGTGTGGTGATCGCCATCACCGCGGTGCTGCAGATGCTGGTCCACCTGGTGTTCTTCCTGCACCTGGACCGCTCGTCGGAGAGCCGCTGGAACGTCAACGCTGCGGCCTTCACCGTGGTGGTGATCGGCATCATCGTGGTCGGTACCCTGTGGGTCATGCACAACATGAACGTGCACATGATGCACTGACGTCTTTGCGACGTTGCCACGCAGAAAGGCCGCCTCCGGGCGGCCTTTCTGTTTTTCCGTTGTCCGGTAGTGCCGGCCGCTGGCCGGCAGCCAGTAGATCCACGCCATGCGTGGATGCAGTTGCCTCTCAACCCACCTTGCGCAGGAACTCCTCGGCGTCCATCGGCCGTCCAAGGTGATAGCCCTGCAGCTGGTCGCAGCCCAGCTCACTCAGGTAATCGCGCTGCGCCTGGGTCTCCACGCCCTCGGCCACCACCTGCAGCTGCAGGGTGCGGCCCAGCGCGATGATCGAGGACACGATGGCCGCATCCTCGTCGTTGCGTTCGAGGTCATGCACGAACGCCCGGTCGATCTTCAGCTCGGTGGCCGGCATGCGCTTGAGGTACAGCAGGCTGGAATAGCCGGTGCCGAAGTCGTCGATGGCGATGTGTACGCCCATCGCGGTCAGATCGTTGAGGATCGCCAGGCTGGCTTCGACATCCTTCATGGCGATGGTTTCGGTGATCTCCAGGGTCAGCCGCGCCGGGTCGATGCGATGGCGTTCCAGCACCGACCGCACGCTGTCCAACAGGGCCGGCGAGGCGAACTGCAGCGGCGACAGGTTTACCGCCATCGTCCAGTCGCTGTGCCCGCCGTCATGCCAGGCGCGCAGCTGCGCGCACGCCTGGTCGAGCACCCAGTCGCCGATCGGCAGGATCAGGCCGCTGCGCTCGGCGATGGGAATGAACACGTCCGGTGCCAGCAGGCCCAGTTCCGGGTGCTGCCAGCGCAGCAGCGCCTCGGCGCCGGTGGCCGGTGCATCGGCCGCCGGGAATTTCGGCTGGTAGTGCAGCAGCAGTTCGTTGCGCGCGATCGCCTTGCGCAGGTCCTGCAGCAGGCGCAGCTGGCGGTTGGCACTGAGCTGCATTGAAGGGATGAAGAAGGTGTAGCCGTTCCGTCCGGTTTCCTTGGTGTGGTACATCGCCGCATCGGCATGTGCCATCAACTCGCGTTCGTCGCCGGCATCGTCCGGATACAGGGCAATGCCCAGGCTGGCGGTGACCTGCAGTTCCGCCGCATCCAGCACGAAAGGTTCGCTGGCCGCCGCGATCACCCGCTCGGCGACCACCGCCGCATCGTCAGGCGCATCGATGGCCAGCACGATCACGAACTCGTCGCCACCGAGGCGGGCGAGGGTGTCCTGCGGCCGCAGCTGCGCCCCCACGCGTTGGGCCACCGCGACCAGCAGGCGATCACCCAGCTGGTGGCCATAGGCATCGTTGACGGCCTTGAAGCCATCCAGGTCGCAGAACATCACCGCCACCGACTGCTGGCGGCGTTGCGCCTTCTCGATGGCCTGCTCGATCCGATCCTGCAGCAGCATGCGGTTCGGCAGCTGGGTCAGTGGATCGTGCAGTGCCGCCTGGATCAGCTTGTCATTGGCGTGGGCCAGGGAGTCGGCCAGCAGACCGGTGCGCACGCGCATCTGGCGGTCGAACAACGAGGCAACCAACGCGATGCCCAGCGTGGCCAGCGTGGTCACGATCACCAGCACGGCCAGCCAGCGGGGATCGATGCCGCCGCTGCCGACCGCGCCGCAGACGCTGCCTGCCGGGAAGCGTGCGGCGGCCATGCCGGTGTAATGCATGCCGACGATGGCCAGGCCCATCACCAGTGATGCCAGTATCCGCAGGCGCACCGTGTTGCGTTGCTCGACGCGCAGCCGGAAGGCGATCCACAGCGCTGCACCGGCGGCGCCGATGGCCACCGCGATCGATGCGGCAAACCAGCCCGGGTGGTAGTCGATGCCCGGCTGCATCCGCATCGCGGCCATGCCCAGGTAGTGCATGGCCGCGATACCCAGTCCCATCAGCACCGCACCGGCGGCCAGGCGCTGCAGCGGCAGGCTGGGCCGCGACACCAGCCACAGCGCATAGGCCGATGCGCCGATCGACACGGCCAGCGAATACAGGGTGATCGCCAGGTCGTAACCGACTGGAATCGGCAGCTTGAACGCCAGCATCGCGATGAAGTGCATCGACCAGATGCCCAGGCCCATCGCGGCGGCACCGCCGGCCAGCCACCAGCGTGCGACCCGGCCCTCGGCCGTGGCCAGGCGGCCGGCCATGTCGAGCGCGGTATACGATGCCAGCATGGCCACCAGCAGCGAGATGGCGACCAGGCTCTGACTGTAACTACCAGTCATGTTGAATCCAGAGGAGAAGGGAGGGGCGCCCGCAAGGCGCACGCCCGCCACCGCTATCGGCACCGGCGGGTGGGACTTGAGTGGTCGCAGCACGTGCGACCCGGCTCGGCTATCCTGCCACGCTCGTTGCCCCTGCAGGAAATCTCCGATGGCCAAAGCCCGCACCGCGTATGTCTGCAATGAATGCGGCGCCGAATACAGCAAGTGGCAAGGCCAGTGCACCGAGTGCAACGCCTGGAACGCGCTGTCGGAAATCGTCCTTGAGAGCGCGACGGCGGCCAAGGCGCCCGCCTCACGGCGTGCCGGCTGGGCGGGCAAGATCGACCCGCCAAAGATCACCGCACTGAAGGACGTGGCGCAGACCGAGCACAACCGGGTCAGCACCGGCATCGGTGAATTCGACCGCGTGCTCGGCGGCGGCCTGGTCGAGGGCGCGGTGGTGCTGGTCGGGGGCGACCCGGGCATCGGCAAGTCCACCCTGCTGCTGCAGGCCGTGGCCAAGATGGCCGCGGTGCTGCCGGTGCTCTACGTCACCGGTGAAGAATCACTGGCCCAGGTGGCCGGTCGGGCGCACCGGCTGGAGCTGCCGCTGGAGGGCGTCAACGCGCTGGCCGAGACCGGTGTCGAATCCATCCTGCAGCACGCCACCAAGAGTGGGCCGCGGCTGATCGTGGCCGATTCGGTACAGACGCTCTGGACCGAGACGCTGACTGCCGCGCCCGGTTCGGTCAGCCAGGTACGTGAGAGCGCTGCGCGGCTGGTGCGCTTCGCCAAGGAAACCGGAACCGCGGTGTTCCTGGTCGGCCATGTGACCAAGGAAGGCGGCATCGCCGGCCCGCGGGTGCTGGAACACATGGTCGATGCCGTGCTGTATTTCGAAGGCGAGAGCGGCAGCCGCTTCCGCCTGCTGCGCGCCTTCAAGAACCGCTTCGGTGCGGTCAACGAACTGGGCGTGTTCGCGATGGGCGACAAGGGCCTGAAGGAAGTCTCCAACCCGTCGGCGATCTTCCTGTCCGGTGCCAGCACGCACCAGCCGGGCAGCTGCGTGATGGTCACCCGCGAGGGCACCCGGCCGTTGCTGGTGGAAGTGCAGGCGCTGGTCGACGCATCGCCGCTGTCCAATCCGCGCCGCGTGGCGGTGGGCCTGGAGCAGAACCGCCTGGCCATGCTGCTGGCGGTGCTGCATCGGCATGGCGGCGTGCTGGTCGGCGACCAGGACGTGTTCGTGAACGTTGTTGGTGGCATCCGCGTGCAGGAGACCGCCGCCGACCTGCCGGTGCTGCTGGCGGTGCTGTCCTCGCTGCAGGACCGTCCGCTGGCCGAGAAGACCATCGCGTTCGGTGAAGTCGGCCTGTCCGGTGAGATCCGGCCGGTACCCAACGGCGAGGACCGCCTGCGCGAGGCGGCGACCCACGGCTTCAAGCGCGCCATCGTGCCCAAGGCCAATGCGCCCAAGGGCGGCTCGGTGAAGGGGATGGAAGTGATCGCGGTCGAACGCCTGTCCGAGGCCATCGACGCGGCGTGATGCCGGTACTGTAGAGCCGAGCCGATGCTCGGCTGCTTTTCCGGCAAAGGGCAGCCGAGCGTGGGCTCGGCTCTACAAACGTCACATGCGGCAACGGTCAGCCTGCCTGTGCTAGTTTTCCCGGCTCGACGAAGGCGCCCCCTGGCGCCTTTCCGTGGCAAGGAGTAATCGATTACATGCAGGACCCGATGTTCAGCACCCCCGCCGCCGAAATCCGCCGCGCCGGGGTCGATCTCAATGGACTGATGACGGTGCTGGGCAAGCACCTGTACTCCACCCCGATGGTGGCGCTGCGCGAGCTGGTGCAGAACGCGCACGATTCGATCATCCGTCGCCGTATCGAGCAGCCCGGCATCCAGAATGTGTCGCGCATCGACGTGCAGGTCGATGTCGCCGCCGGCGTGCTGCGCATCACCGACACCGGTGCCGGCCTGACCCGGCAGGAAATCCACGATTACCTGGCCACGGTCGGGGTCGGTTACACCCGCGGCCTGCGCCAGGACGGCGAGGACAATGAAGGCCTGATCGGCATGTTCGGCCTGGGGTTCCTGTCGGCCTTCGTGCTGGCGCGCCGTGTCAGCGTGCGTACCACCTCCTACCAGTCACCCGAGCTGGGCCACCTGTACGTGTCCAGCAATGCCGAGCAGTACACCGTCAGCGAAGTGCCGGCACGCGCGATCGGCACCGAGGTCGAGCTGGAGCTGCATCCGGACTTCCTGCCGCTGGCCAACGAAGCGCGCCTGCACGAGGTGCTGGGCCGCTACTGCGCGCTGCTGTCCGAGCCGATCTTCATCGGTGCGGCGACCGCCGCGATCAATCCCGAA is part of the Stenotrophomonas lactitubi genome and encodes:
- the radA gene encoding DNA repair protein RadA — protein: MAKARTAYVCNECGAEYSKWQGQCTECNAWNALSEIVLESATAAKAPASRRAGWAGKIDPPKITALKDVAQTEHNRVSTGIGEFDRVLGGGLVEGAVVLVGGDPGIGKSTLLLQAVAKMAAVLPVLYVTGEESLAQVAGRAHRLELPLEGVNALAETGVESILQHATKSGPRLIVADSVQTLWTETLTAAPGSVSQVRESAARLVRFAKETGTAVFLVGHVTKEGGIAGPRVLEHMVDAVLYFEGESGSRFRLLRAFKNRFGAVNELGVFAMGDKGLKEVSNPSAIFLSGASTHQPGSCVMVTREGTRPLLVEVQALVDASPLSNPRRVAVGLEQNRLAMLLAVLHRHGGVLVGDQDVFVNVVGGIRVQETAADLPVLLAVLSSLQDRPLAEKTIAFGEVGLSGEIRPVPNGEDRLREAATHGFKRAIVPKANAPKGGSVKGMEVIAVERLSEAIDAA